From a single Leptospirillum ferriphilum genomic region:
- the ftsH gene encoding ATP-dependent zinc metalloprotease FtsH has product MKPFYKNLALWLVIGLVIFLVFDLFQVRQPGMKNLVFSDFISKLDQNQISEVTIKNNYISGVMKDGSHFKTYAANDPNLVQELQKKNVRIVAIPPEDNPWYLNLLISWGPIIVLVLLWVFFMRQMQSGGNKAMSFGKSRAKLITEDKRKITFADVAGVEEAKEEVAEIVEFLKDPTKFQRLGGRIPKGVLVVGPPGTGKTLLAKAIAGEADVPFYHISGSDFVEMFVGVGASRVRDLFEQGKKNAPCIIFIDEIDAVGRHRGAGLGGGHDEREQTLNQLLVEMDGFESNEGVILIAATNRPDVLDPALLRPGRFDRQIVVGKPDLKGRLKILEVHTRKIPLDSSVNLETIARGTPGFAGADLANLVNEAALLAARRNKKTVEMGDFEDAKDKVLMGVERKSILITEEEKRVTAFHEAGHTLVAKLIPGTDPVHKVTIIPRGRALGLTQQLPTDDRYTYRKEFLLGNIAILMGGRVAEELVTKTMTTGAGNDIERATELARKMVCEWGMSDKLGPITFGKKEEEIFLGREISQHRDYSESTAVAIDNEVFRIVSENYQRAKELLGTHIKALTAIAEALLEHETLDGPQIDDLIRAANASA; this is encoded by the coding sequence ATGAAACCGTTTTACAAAAATCTGGCGCTGTGGCTAGTCATCGGGCTTGTCATTTTCCTTGTTTTTGATCTGTTCCAGGTCCGGCAGCCCGGGATGAAGAATCTTGTCTTCTCGGACTTCATCTCCAAACTGGATCAGAACCAGATCAGCGAAGTCACGATCAAGAACAACTATATCAGCGGCGTTATGAAGGACGGGTCCCATTTCAAGACCTATGCCGCAAACGATCCGAACCTCGTGCAGGAACTTCAGAAGAAAAATGTCCGGATTGTGGCCATTCCTCCGGAAGACAACCCGTGGTATCTGAATCTCCTGATTTCATGGGGTCCCATTATCGTTCTGGTCCTGTTGTGGGTCTTCTTCATGCGCCAGATGCAGTCCGGCGGAAACAAGGCCATGTCTTTCGGTAAATCGCGGGCGAAACTGATTACCGAGGACAAGCGAAAAATCACCTTTGCCGACGTGGCAGGCGTTGAGGAAGCCAAGGAAGAAGTGGCCGAAATCGTGGAATTTTTGAAGGACCCGACAAAATTCCAGCGCCTTGGTGGACGCATTCCGAAAGGTGTTCTGGTTGTCGGACCTCCCGGAACGGGAAAAACCCTTCTGGCCAAGGCGATTGCCGGAGAGGCGGACGTTCCCTTCTATCATATCAGCGGCTCTGATTTTGTCGAAATGTTTGTCGGTGTGGGTGCTTCCCGTGTCCGGGACCTTTTTGAGCAGGGAAAAAAGAATGCCCCATGCATTATTTTCATCGATGAAATCGACGCGGTTGGCCGCCATCGTGGAGCTGGCCTCGGAGGCGGACACGATGAACGGGAGCAGACCCTCAATCAGTTGCTTGTGGAAATGGACGGCTTTGAAAGCAACGAGGGTGTTATCCTGATCGCGGCCACCAACCGGCCAGACGTCCTCGATCCTGCCCTTCTCCGTCCAGGCCGATTCGACAGGCAGATCGTGGTCGGAAAACCGGATCTGAAAGGACGACTCAAGATCCTCGAAGTTCACACCCGAAAGATCCCTCTGGATTCGTCCGTCAATCTCGAAACGATCGCCCGTGGAACGCCGGGATTTGCTGGAGCGGACTTGGCCAATCTTGTAAATGAAGCCGCACTTCTTGCCGCTCGTCGTAACAAAAAAACGGTTGAGATGGGAGATTTCGAAGACGCCAAAGACAAGGTCCTGATGGGAGTCGAAAGGAAGTCCATCCTGATCACCGAGGAAGAAAAACGGGTGACGGCCTTTCATGAAGCAGGTCACACGCTTGTCGCGAAACTGATCCCGGGAACAGATCCTGTTCACAAGGTGACGATCATCCCTCGCGGCCGGGCCCTGGGTCTGACCCAGCAACTGCCAACAGACGACCGTTATACCTATCGGAAAGAGTTTCTTCTCGGAAATATTGCCATTCTCATGGGTGGAAGGGTTGCGGAAGAGCTTGTCACAAAGACTATGACCACCGGGGCTGGAAACGACATCGAACGCGCAACGGAGTTGGCGCGGAAGATGGTCTGCGAATGGGGGATGAGTGACAAGCTCGGTCCCATCACCTTTGGAAAGAAGGAAGAGGAAATCTTTCTTGGGCGTGAAATTTCTCAGCACCGGGATTACAGCGAATCCACCGCAGTGGCAATCGACAATGAAGTTTTCCGGATTGTCTCTGAAAACTACCAGCGGGCAAAGGAACTTCTTGGAACCCATATCAAGGCTCTGACAGCGATTGCGGAAGCCCTGCTCGAACATGAAACCCTGGACGGCCCCCAAATCGATGATTTGATACGAGCCGCCAATGCCTCGGCCTGA
- the folP gene encoding dihydropteroate synthase gives MPRPDLGELLRLNRSRYTGPLIMGVINVTPDSFSGAPDDTDPKKACEKALKFLEEGADILDIGAESTRPDFTPTPPEEERRRLLPVLERLATLSTILSIDTRSPELFREAIPYGASLINDVGMLRHPGFVTLLKEHPSLMAILMHSPAGPSLHTPVIAEPDQSIADVVRSDFHARISDLARQGIEENRLILDPGLGFGKNTRMNLELLRSIKRWGNDFPVLVGASRKRFIGEIAGSKTPLDREAGTLAVQNWCHLFRVSIIRTHDVSQARQARDVFQALLSDN, from the coding sequence ATGCCTCGGCCTGACCTGGGGGAACTTCTTCGCTTAAACCGGTCCCGTTATACCGGACCGCTGATTATGGGGGTCATTAACGTGACCCCCGATTCTTTTTCCGGAGCACCAGACGATACCGATCCCAAGAAAGCCTGCGAAAAAGCCCTGAAGTTTCTTGAGGAAGGAGCGGATATTCTGGATATCGGTGCGGAATCCACCCGACCTGATTTCACTCCGACTCCGCCAGAAGAAGAACGGAGACGTCTTCTTCCTGTTCTCGAACGTCTTGCAACTCTTTCAACCATCCTTTCGATCGATACAAGGTCTCCCGAACTCTTCCGTGAGGCAATCCCTTACGGCGCTTCACTCATCAATGATGTCGGCATGCTCCGTCACCCGGGTTTTGTCACACTTTTGAAGGAGCATCCGTCTCTTATGGCCATCCTCATGCACTCTCCGGCAGGGCCGTCCCTCCATACTCCGGTCATCGCTGAACCGGACCAGTCCATCGCGGATGTCGTCCGCTCCGACTTCCATGCGCGGATTTCAGATCTCGCTCGCCAGGGGATAGAGGAAAATCGCCTTATACTCGATCCCGGACTGGGTTTCGGCAAAAATACCCGCATGAATCTGGAACTTTTGCGCTCCATCAAGCGATGGGGGAATGATTTTCCAGTGCTTGTCGGCGCCTCCCGGAAACGCTTCATCGGAGAAATTGCCGGTTCGAAAACTCCCCTCGACCGGGAAGCAGGAACATTGGCGGTCCAGAACTGGTGCCATCTTTTCCGGGTCTCGATCATCCGGACACACGACGTCTCCCAGGCTCGACAGGCCCGGGACGTTTTTCAGGCCCTTCTCTCGGACAACTGA
- the cdaA gene encoding diadenylate cyclase CdaA: MTDGISFSWHSVLDILFVWFIFYQLLILIRGTRAFQMVLGILVFLSLYALSSTLKLYTLNWLITSFWSQLVLALLILFQPEIRKALARVGKSPLLFGLTPVELPLDIDEILKAAQTFSKRGIGAILVLERGTDLTEITEIGVLIDAHITQELLSSIFLPYSPLHDGAVIIRQNRIAAAGCFLPISLSTDLSRTLGTRHRAAIGITEETDAVALVVSEETGQTSLVIAGRIHPVSDMTELRNHLIRLFRRENRSRILIRATLLKKHMEGGRFSRLFKRTSKHTPPNPASREEQP, encoded by the coding sequence ATGACAGACGGAATCTCCTTTTCCTGGCATAGTGTCCTCGATATCCTGTTCGTCTGGTTCATCTTCTATCAGCTCCTGATTCTGATACGCGGAACCCGCGCCTTCCAGATGGTCTTGGGGATTCTTGTCTTCCTTTCCCTGTATGCCCTTTCCAGCACACTCAAACTCTATACCCTGAACTGGCTCATCACGAGCTTCTGGTCCCAGCTGGTTCTCGCCCTTTTGATCCTGTTCCAGCCGGAGATCCGTAAAGCGCTTGCCCGTGTCGGAAAATCTCCCCTTCTGTTCGGGCTTACCCCGGTCGAGCTCCCTCTGGATATTGATGAGATCCTGAAAGCGGCGCAAACATTTTCCAAACGGGGAATCGGTGCGATACTGGTTCTGGAGCGAGGCACAGATCTGACCGAAATCACAGAGATCGGCGTCCTGATCGACGCACATATCACCCAAGAATTGCTCAGCAGTATTTTCCTGCCCTACTCCCCCCTCCATGACGGAGCCGTCATTATCCGGCAAAACCGGATTGCCGCGGCAGGATGTTTCCTTCCTATTTCCCTGTCGACGGATCTTTCAAGGACACTTGGCACCCGTCATCGTGCCGCCATCGGTATCACCGAAGAAACGGACGCGGTTGCCCTCGTGGTCTCCGAAGAAACCGGACAGACGTCCCTTGTCATTGCCGGAAGGATTCATCCGGTCTCCGACATGACAGAATTGAGAAACCATCTCATTCGACTTTTCCGTCGGGAAAACAGGTCCCGCATCCTGATCCGGGCGACCCTCCTCAAAAAGCACATGGAAGGGGGCCGTTTTTCACGTCTATTCAAAAGAACGTCCAAACACACCCCTCCCAATCCTGCGTCCCGGGAAGAACAGCCATGA
- a CDS encoding CdaR family protein: MRVRERIRRSFTRHLFLKIFALFLAVLLWFQVSRKGQEYLSFQVPVTVSHLPPQLELTKTSPQQVTITLSGPPGLSREVPPGSLNILLDGSLMHEGSSVVHLLPSMVSGPPGVHVDTISPRTVRLALEATIQKRVPLYPQYVGSIRGPFPSFRVTLSPDSALVEGGSHALSRLKGLRIAPIDLSLLTNDKKQVLSVPLTLPVNAQFRIVNPRIVTVTITRISEEKKHKAKGKRQF; encoded by the coding sequence ATGAGAGTGCGGGAAAGAATCCGAAGGTCATTCACCCGGCATCTTTTTCTCAAGATTTTTGCCCTTTTTCTGGCGGTCCTTCTCTGGTTCCAGGTCAGCCGGAAAGGGCAGGAATATCTCTCTTTCCAGGTCCCCGTCACGGTATCCCACCTTCCACCTCAACTGGAGCTGACCAAAACCTCTCCACAACAAGTGACAATTACACTGTCCGGTCCTCCGGGACTGTCCAGGGAGGTTCCTCCCGGCAGCCTGAATATCCTGCTTGATGGAAGTCTCATGCACGAAGGATCCAGTGTCGTCCATCTTCTTCCATCGATGGTTTCTGGTCCCCCGGGAGTCCACGTGGACACCATTTCACCCCGCACGGTGCGACTGGCTCTGGAGGCGACGATTCAGAAACGGGTTCCGCTCTACCCGCAATATGTGGGGTCGATCCGGGGACCATTCCCGTCCTTTCGTGTCACACTTTCACCGGACTCCGCTCTGGTCGAGGGGGGCTCCCACGCCCTCTCCCGGCTGAAAGGCCTCCGGATAGCCCCCATTGACCTTTCCCTCCTGACAAACGATAAAAAGCAGGTCCTTTCGGTTCCCTTGACCCTTCCGGTCAATGCCCAATTCCGGATTGTGAATCCCCGCATTGTCACGGTGACAATCACGCGGATCTCCGAGGAAAAAAAACACAAGGCAAAAGGAAAGCGGCAATTTTAA
- a CDS encoding AbrB family transcriptional regulator, producing MDISRFSRPRQWGLLFLLSAVLAFLFLAVHLPGALMLGPMIAAIVFGVSRSTLRVHRVPFSFSQGVVGCMVAQALKPSVLHAFWQRGLLFASLVVAIIVFNCALGWLLSRAKIFPGTTAVWGLLPGAASSMVIMAEAYGADVRLVAFIQYLRVVMVGFLASGVAHFSLHHALTGKVFLWFPRFSPLALGETMAIVLAGMGIGSFFRIPGGMLLIPLIAGSVLEAAGMISIVLPGWLLAGAYLCIGWMVGLRFQRDVLSSVARMIPRTIFVLLVVIAFCGFLGFLLNRFLGVDPLTAYLATSPGGVDAVAIIAASANVKIGFVMAMQLSRMMMVVLIGPVFSKWVANRVPSPGVQRPVPKSEPSEH from the coding sequence TTGGATATCTCCCGCTTTTCCCGGCCCCGCCAGTGGGGCCTCTTGTTTCTTCTTTCCGCCGTGCTGGCATTTTTGTTTCTTGCCGTGCATCTTCCGGGGGCGCTGATGCTGGGTCCAATGATCGCGGCGATCGTTTTTGGCGTTTCCCGGTCAACTCTTCGGGTGCATCGTGTCCCGTTCAGCTTTTCCCAGGGTGTTGTCGGATGCATGGTGGCGCAGGCGCTGAAGCCGTCTGTCCTGCATGCGTTCTGGCAACGCGGTCTTCTCTTTGCCAGTCTTGTTGTGGCGATCATTGTTTTTAACTGTGCATTGGGGTGGCTGTTGAGCCGCGCGAAGATTTTTCCAGGAACGACCGCTGTCTGGGGCCTTCTTCCCGGGGCGGCTTCCAGTATGGTCATCATGGCCGAAGCGTACGGTGCGGATGTCCGTCTTGTCGCTTTCATCCAGTATCTTCGGGTTGTCATGGTCGGGTTTCTGGCCTCGGGTGTGGCCCATTTCAGTCTTCATCATGCTCTCACAGGAAAAGTGTTTCTCTGGTTTCCCCGATTTTCTCCTCTTGCATTGGGGGAAACGATGGCCATCGTCCTTGCCGGAATGGGGATCGGATCTTTCTTCCGGATTCCGGGGGGAATGCTTCTGATCCCCCTGATCGCCGGTTCGGTGCTGGAGGCCGCGGGAATGATCTCGATCGTGCTTCCGGGCTGGCTTCTGGCCGGGGCCTATCTGTGTATCGGGTGGATGGTCGGATTACGTTTTCAAAGGGACGTCCTTTCCTCCGTTGCCCGGATGATTCCCCGGACAATTTTTGTCCTTCTCGTCGTGATTGCATTTTGCGGCTTTCTGGGATTTCTGCTGAACCGGTTTCTGGGGGTCGACCCGTTGACGGCATATCTGGCAACAAGTCCGGGAGGAGTGGATGCGGTCGCGATTATTGCCGCCTCCGCGAACGTCAAGATCGGGTTCGTGATGGCAATGCAACTGTCCCGGATGATGATGGTTGTCCTGATCGGCCCGGTCTTTTCGAAATGGGTGGCGAACCGGGTCCCTTCGCCAGGGGTTCAGAGACCGGTTCCGAAAAGTGAGCCGTCGGAACACTGA
- a CDS encoding hydrolase, with the protein MIVLDPQSTALVLIDLQKGIVGRSLEPYSGEQIIQKSKTLAERFRTAGAPVVLVNVRFSADFKDALRQPVDQPNVLPPGGYPADFSEIVTGLGRPEDLFVTKRQWGAFYGTDLDLQLRRRGVRTIVLGGVATNMGVESTARQAWEFGYSLVFLEDLTSSLGVDMHRFAFEKIFPRIGRVSHSENVGFS; encoded by the coding sequence ATGATCGTTCTCGATCCGCAATCGACGGCCCTTGTCCTGATCGACCTTCAGAAAGGCATTGTCGGTCGTTCTCTCGAGCCTTATTCCGGCGAGCAAATCATTCAAAAGAGTAAAACACTGGCCGAGCGGTTTCGAACGGCGGGAGCTCCGGTCGTGCTGGTCAATGTCCGGTTTTCTGCGGACTTCAAAGACGCCCTTCGTCAGCCCGTCGATCAGCCAAATGTTCTCCCTCCGGGGGGATATCCTGCCGATTTCAGTGAAATCGTCACAGGGTTGGGGCGCCCGGAAGATCTCTTTGTCACCAAGCGCCAATGGGGGGCTTTTTACGGGACAGACCTTGATTTGCAGCTCCGCCGGAGAGGGGTCCGGACCATCGTCCTGGGAGGTGTCGCGACAAATATGGGTGTCGAGTCAACGGCCCGGCAGGCCTGGGAGTTCGGATATTCCCTCGTGTTCCTTGAAGATCTCACAAGCTCCCTGGGTGTCGATATGCATCGATTTGCGTTCGAAAAGATTTTTCCACGGATCGGTCGTGTCTCCCATTCGGAGAATGTCGGATTTTCCTGA